CGCTGCCGGGGCGCGCGGCGGAGTTCGAACTCCCGCACGCGGCACCGCTGCAGGATCTGCTGGCGGCGATCGTCACCGGGGGCCGCGTCACCCTGTGCACCCAGTGCGCGGCCCGCCGGGACATCACGGAGAAGGACGTCATCGAGGGCATCCGCATCGCGGGGGCGCAGGTCTTCGTCCAGGAGACGATGTCGGACGGGACGCAGGCGCTGGTCTACTGATCAGCCCCGCAACGAACCCCACTTGACGGCACCGACGAACACACCCCAGGCGCCCGCCTCGAAGACGAGGGGGGCGCGGCGGGGATCCTTGCTGTCACGGACGGGAACGACGGGGAGGTTACCGACGAACTCCAGACACTGGCCGCCGTCCTGGTTGCTGTAACTGCTCTTACGCCAGACAGCAGCGCTCAGGAGGTCAACGGAGATCTCGACGCAGTCTCCGCCGGTGGTGTTGCTGTAACTGCTCTTACGCCAGTTCACGTTGCGCAGATCGACGACTCGCACAGGATCTCCTCCACTACCCGAAGAGGTCGCCTCGCTTGACCGCACCCGCGAACACCGACCACGCACCCGCCTCGAAGACGAGGGGCGCGCGGCGGGGATCCTTGCTGTCACGGACGGGGACAACGGGGAGACCACCGGCGAACTCCAGGCACTCGCCACCGGTCGCGTTGCTGTAACTGCTCTTGTGCCACGTCACGTTGCTCAGCTCGACGGTTCGCACCGTAACTCCTCCAACATCCGCAGAATGAATGCCCGTGACTCGGCAGGGGACAACGCCAAGTCACGAACTGCTTCGTAGCTACGCTGAAAGTACTCAACTCGGCCTGGTTCTTCGATCAGTTCACCACGTTCATCGTTCTCCGTATAGACCACTGTGACACCGTCCAACTGACGCAGAAACATCACGGCGGTATTCCTCAAGCCATGCAGCCCGGCGCTGAACGGCAGGACGTAGATCGTGACTCTCGGGCGCTCCATAACCTCCAACAGGTATGCCAGTTGCTCCTTCCACGCCTGCTTGTCAAGCAGAGGTGTACGCACAACCGCTTCAGAGAAAATCGCCCGAAGTGGTGGCGCGTCGTCACGCTCCAGCAACAACCGTCGTCCCACGCGAGCTTCGACCTGCTGGTCCAGATCATCGCCCACGAGGCCGCCCGCCGCGAGTGCCTCACGGGCGTACCCGCGCGTCTGAAGCAGACCCGGCGGAGCGCTGGGCGAGTAATGCCATAGAGCCACCGCCTCCTGCTCCAACTCCATGTACCGCCGGTACTGCTCCTTGAACTGTTTCGGGTCCGCCACCGCCACCTCCCACATCGCCAGCAGCAGCCCCGGTGTTCCGTAGAACCCGTCCAGTGCCTGGGCCACCTCCGGGCTGCCCAAAGTCGCTCCGCTCTCCAGTTTTCCGAAGAGGCTCGGGTCCCAGCCGACCGTTTCCGCCAGTTGGCGCAGGCTCAAGTCGCGTTCCGCTCTCAGGAGTCGCAGCTCCTCCGCGTAGCGGCGTCGGGGCTCCTGGCTCCGTCCTGTGATGACTCTTCTCGGCGGCATCTCGTCGCGTCCTCCCCGGAGCGTGGAACTTGTGGAATTAACGAGCCCGGAACCGGAAGAACCGCACGTCAACGGCGTTTCTCGGCTGTGTATGGGCCATGCTCGTCCCACCCCCGAACACCCAGAGTAATGCTCTGATCGCATTGCGTGGGCATGTTGACGAGTTGGATGAACGGAGCTGAGTCATGACGACAGAGCCCTTCGAGCCCGGCACGCTGCTCTACGATCCGGCCACGCAGAAGGTCGGTGAGTACCAGGACACCCTCGGGCGGCACGCCATGCTGCGGCCGGTCGGTGGTGGTATCGAGTGGGAGGCGGACCCGGCGACGCTGCGGCCGCCCACCCAGGACGAGCGGCTGCGCAGCGGCGTCAAGGCGGCGAACGCGCGCGCCGGGCGGCCGGCGTGAGTGTGCCGGGGCACGACGACCCCACCCGGCCGCCGCTGCCCTTCCGCGGGTGCCCGACCTGCGGCGAACTCGACCGGCGGCGGGATCGCGCGCGGGCCGAGTACGACCGCAGCGCCGAGACCGACGCCAACGTGCTCATGCGGCAGCATCAGAGGAAGGAGCACCGCCCGTGAGCGGGAGGAGGAGGGACGACGCCTTCTGGAGCGGTCTGCTCACCCTGATCAGCGTCGGCGGTCTGGTGACCACCCTCGTGCTGACCGCCGTCCGGCAGCGGTGAGCCGGCGGCGTTGAGCTGACGGCGAAGCTAACGGCGTCGTTTCTTGCCGTCCAGTTCGTCCCACCACTCGTCGGACTTGGGGTCGCCGGACGGATCGTCCCACCAGCGGTCCTCCGGCCCCCTGCGGTTCGCCACCATCGCGGCGAACGGCGGGATCACCATGGCGACGACGCACATCCCGACCGCGGCCGGTACGGACCAGATGCGTACCACGCCCCAGGCGAGGACGAACAGCCCGATGCAGATCGCCATCATCACGAAGTAGACGCGCCGTCGGCGTGCGTACATGTCTCCAGGGTAGGTCGGGATGCCCCGGGTGACGACATGGCGGAGGGCCGCCCCGGATGTCGACCCGCACATCCGTGGCGGCCCTCCGCCGCGCGCCTCAGACCGCGATCGCGACCTCCGCGAGACCGCCCTGCTGGGCGACGACCGTGCGGTCGGCGGTGCCGCCGGGAACGAGGGCGCGGACGGTCCAGGTGCCCTCGGCCGCGTAGAAGCGGAACTGCCCCGTCGCGGAGGTCGGCACCTCCGCGGTGAACTCGCCCGTCGAGTCCAGGAGACGGACGTACCCCGTCACAGGTTCGCCGTCACGCGTCACCTGGCCCTGGATGGTGGTCTCACCGGGCTTGATCGTCGAGGCGTCCGGGCCGCCGGCCTTCGCTCCACACATGTCTTCGTCCTTCAGGTCGCAGCGGATGAGCTGGGGGTTACTTGGCGGCGCCGAGCTCGATCGGGACGCCGACGAGCGAGCCGTACTCGGTCCAGGAGCCGTCGTAGTTCTTGACGTTCTCCACGCCGAGCAGCTCGTGCAGCACGAACCAGGTCAGGGCGGAGCGCTCACCGATGCGGCAGTACGCGATGGTGTCCTTGGCCAGGTCGACCTGCTCGTCGACGTACAGCTGCTTCAGCTCGTCGTCCGACTTGAAGGTGCCGTCGTCGTTGGCGTTCTTCGACCACGGGATGTTGCGGGCCGAGGGGACGTGACCCGGGCGCTGCGACTGCTCCTGCGGGAGGTGCGCGGGGGCGAGCAGCTTGCCGGAGAACTCGTCGGGCGAGCGCACGTCGACCAGGTTCTGGGCGCCGATCGCGGCGACGACGTCGTCACGGAAGGCGCGGATCGCGGTGTTCTGCGGCTTGGCCTTGTACGAGGTCTCGGCGCGCTCGGGGACGTCCTCGACCAGCTCGCGGGCGTCCAGCTCCCACTTCTTGCGGCCGCCGTCGAGGAGCTTGACGTTGTCGTGGCCGTAGAGCTTGAAGTACCAGTAGGCGTAGGACGCGAACCAGTTGTTGTTGCCGCCGTAGAGGATCACCAGGGTGTCGTTGGCGATGCCCTTGGCGGAGAGGAGCTTCTCGAAGCCCTCCTGGTCGACGAAGTCGCGGCGGACCGGGTCCTGGAGGTCCTTGGTCCAGTCGATGCGGATCGCGTTCCTGATGTGGTTCTTCTCGTAGGCGGACGTGTCCTCGTCCACCTCCACGATCGCGATGCTGGGGTCGTCCAGGTGTTCCTGGACCCAGTCGGCGTCTACGAGGACGTCGCTGCGGCTCATGGTCTTTCTCCTCCGGGGCAGTTGCGGCGGGGCGTGCGGGTGCGGGGGGTGCGGGGGCTTTCGCCGGGAGCGGCGAGCGGCGCGCACCGATGCCCTGAGCAGGGCGGGGAGAGACGCGGAGGCGGGAAGGAGCCGTCCGCTCAGAGAGGGCGACAGAGCATGGCGGCGACGCGGCACAGGTCGACTGCCCGCCGCTTCGTGAGATCCGCCTGTCGCTTCATGGTCCCGATCGTAGGGACGGACAGCGGGACATGCCACCGCCGTGTCGTATTTTGAGACACGATTGTCCGGCATGTGAGAAGGGTGCGAAAAACGGGTGCGCTGCGATCCGGACCGTCCTACCCGGCCAGCTTGACGTCCGAACCCTTCACGGTGATCTCCACGCCGTTCTTCGCCGCCTCGACCTTGTCCAGGCGGATGCCGCCGGGCAGGTCGTCGATGCGCTGCTGGAAGTCGGTGATGGAGCGGATCGTCCGCTCGCCGAGTTCGATCGAGCCGAACTTCGGCAGCGCGTCGGCGTGCACCTTCACGGTGTCGTCCTCGACGGCCACCGTGCTCATGACGTACAGCGGTCCCGGCACCCGCACCCCGAGGACCGTCGCCTTGAGCGCGACCTTGATCTTGCCGCCCCCGCCGTCGGAGAGGCCGATCACCTGCGCGGTGGCGCCCGGCGCGACCTGCGTCGGCTCGGCCTTCGCCGTCTTCAGCAGCTCGGCGTAGGAGATACGCGCGGTGCCGGTGGCGTCGGCCGCCGTCGCGGAGCTGAAGTCGCCGGAGAACTCGACGCCCTTCATCCGCGCCTCGAGGTTCTCGATCCGGATCGACGACGGCGCGCCGTCCCCGGCCGCCGCGCCGGTGTCCGCCTCGTAGTCGTCGATGCCTATCGTGACGTCGTCGAGCGTCCCGGTCGCGACCTGGGTGAGGAACGGGAAGCCGGCGATCGTCACATCGGGCGTCGCCGACAGGTTCTCGCTGGTCTTCAGCCGGTCGGCGACCTCGCCCTCGGCGAAGTGCAGCGCGAGCCGGTCCGCGAGCACGAACAGGCCCCCCAGGACCACGACGACGATCAGAAGTGTGCGCAGGGCACGCATGCGGTCTTCCCCACCTCGGCGGTCGACGACGGTTCGGTTCCCGACGTCCGGATGTCCGTCCTCGGCGAGACTAACCCTCGCCAGGGGCCGGGCCGGAACTCTGTCGATCAGCTGTGACAACCGGCCGGGACCCGTTATCCGAGGGCTCGCCCCAGTACGTACACGCACGGCGCCGCGGCCGTCAGCGGCAGCGCGATGCCCGCCGTGAAGTGCACGAACCGCGACGGGTAGTCGTAGCTCGCCACCCGGTGCCCGATCAGCGCGCAGACCGCCGCGCCCGCGCCGAGCAGCGCGCCCTTCGCGCCGAGGTCCGTCAGCTGTCCGACGACGATCCCCGCGCCCGCCGCCGCGACCACCGAGACGATCACGGAGGCCGCCGTCGGCAGCGGCAGCGCGCGGGCGAGCAGCGCCACCGCGACCGCGGCCGCGCCGACCGACACCGCGTGCGGCGCCGACCCCAGGTAGCCGGCCGCCATGATCGCCAGCGCGGCCGAGGTGACGGTGGCCATCAGGCCGTACATCCGCTCGTCCGGGTCGGCGTGCGAGCGGAGCTGGAGGACGAGGGTGAGCAGGACCCAGACGCCGATGGTGCCGAGGATCGCCGCCGGGGCGTTGGGGCGGCCCGCCGCCAGCAGCACCGCGTCCGCGACCAGCGCGCCGAGGAAGGCGAGGGCGATGCCCTGGCGGGCGGGCCACATGCCGTTCAGCCGGAACCAGCCGGCCGCGGTGAGGCCCTGGAGGGCGACCAGCGGCACGAGCAGCGCCCAGGAGCCGACGGCGGCCGTGCCCGCGAGCAGCAGTCCGAGCAGCGCGGTGAGCGCGGCGGGCTGCATGCCGGGTTCGATGACGGGCGAGCGGCCTTCGAGGCGGGCCCGCTGCGCGTCCGTCACCCGGGCGTTGCCCGCGAGGGTCGCGGGACCGTATCCGGCGGCGCCGGGCGCGGCCGGGACGGAGGCGTCGGCAGGACCGGAAGCCCCGGTGGCCCCGGAAGCCGCAGAAGCCGCGGAAGCCGCGGAAGCCGCGGAAGCCGCGGCAGGGGCAGCGGGGGTGGGCGCGGCGGCCGGGGCGAAGGCGGGCGCGGGGGCGGCACCCGGCACGGGGGCGGGCTGCTGCCACGCCTGCTGCGCCTGCGCCTGCGCCTGTGCCTGTGCCTGTGCCTGTGCCTGTGCCTGTGCCTGTGCCTGTGCCTGCTGAGCGTGGTGCGTCTGGTGTGCCTGCTGAGCGTGGTGCGTCTGCTGCGACTGGTACGCCGGGTGGGGCTGTTGTGCCTGATACGCCTCATGCGGCTGCTGCGGCTGCTGCGGCTGGTACGCCTGCTGGGGCTGCTGCGGCTGGTACGCCTGCTGGGACTGCTGCGGCTGCTGATACGCCTGGTGCGGCTGGTGGCCCTGGCCGTGGTTCTCCGCCGGGAGCGGTGTGCCCGTCACCCCGTACTGCTGCGGGCGCTGGGGTCCGCCCGGCCGCCGTGCGGGGTCGTCCACCGCGGCGAGCGGGGGCTGGAGCTGGGTGTCCCAGGTCTGGCCCTGCCACTGCTGGGCGTACTGCGGCTCGGCGTGCGGGTCCGTCTGCGGGTCGCCGGCGCCCTGGTACCCCTGCCACGCCTGCCGCTGCTGCTGCGGTGGCTGCTGCTGGTACGGGTCGTAACCGCCCTCGTGCGACCCCTCGTACGGCTGGTTGGTCATCCTCACCCTCCTGCGAACGGCGGGAGGACCTCGACCGTCCCGCCGTCGGCCAGCGGTACCGTCTCATGCCCGCGGGTTCCCACGGGGTCACCGTCGATCAGGAACGAGCATCGCCGCAGTACGCGGGTGAGTTCACCGGGGTGTCGCGCGCGCACCGCGGCCAGCGCGTCGGCGAGGGTGGCCGCGTCGAACGGCTCCTCGGCGACCCCGGCGGCGGCTTTCGCGGCGGCCCAGTAGCGCACCGTGACCTCTGGCATCGGTCCCTCGATCGATCGGGTGTCGTACGGGCGTACAACAGACGTACCCGCGCCCAGGCTAGCCCGCCCGCCGTGCCGCCCACTCCCCCATCCGGGCGAGGAGGGCGTCGTCGGCCGCGTGCTCGGCGTGGCCCATGCCCGGCTCCAGCCAGAGTTCGCCGTGGTCACCGGCGGCGGCGGCCAGCATCCTGGGGTGGTCGAGGGGGAAGTAGCCGTCCCGGTCGCCGTGCACGATCAGCAGCGGGGTGGGCGCGATCCTGGCCGCCGCCTCGGTCGGGGAGACCGGCACCGGGTCCCAGTCCCGGTGGTGGATGCGGGTGCGCAGCCCGTAGCGGCCGACCAGCCGGCCCTCGGGCCGGGTCACCAGCCAGTGCAGCCTGCGCATCGGCGCGGTGCCCCGGTAGTACCAGCGGGCCGGTGAGCTGACCGAGACGACGGCGTCGGCGCCGCCGCGCAGCGCCGCGTGCCGCAGCACCACCGAGCCGCCCATCGAGAAGCCGACGGTCACCACGCGCGCGTGCCCGCGCTCCCTGGCCCAGGCCACCGCCGCCGCCAGGTCGAGGACCTCGCGGTCGCCGACCGTGGAGCGGCCGCCGGAGGCGCCGTGGCCCCGGAAGGAGAAGGTGACGACGGCGCCGTACCGCGCGAACACCTCCGCCACCCTTCGAACGTGCGGGCGCTCCACGGCGCCCGTGAAGCCGTGGGCGACGACGAACACCAGGTCACCACCGGGTGGCCGGGAGGCGTCGTATACGACCCGGGACGGTTCGTATACGGAATCGATCGGCACTCCGTCTTCCGTGTGCAGAAACGTCCGCAAACGTGCGCCTCTGGTCGTCTCGGGATGCGGACGAACCATGGAACGCGCCACACGACCTGCCGGACCCATGCTCATGTCGGCTATTCTGCTGGGCAGAGGACTCGGGCAGTGAAGCCCCCGGGTCCTTTTGTGCTTTCGGAAGCGTTGTATACGAAGCGGGAAACCGCAGGTGTACGGAGCCCCCGGGATCGCAGAGCCAGTGCCGTACCGCACACGTCCTCGCAGGGACCGAGGAGGAACCAGACGTATGAGTTCTCTGCTGCTCCTGACCAACGCCCTCCAGCCGTCCACGGAGGTGCTCCCCGCTCTCGGCCTGCTCCTGCACAACGTGCGGGTCGCGCCGGCGGAGGGACCCGCCCTCGTCGACACCCCGGGTGCCGACGTCATCCTCATCGACGGGCGCCGCGACCTCCCCCAGGTGCGCAGCCTCTGCCAGCTGCTGCGCTCCACCGGACCCGGC
The sequence above is a segment of the Streptomyces griseoviridis genome. Coding sequences within it:
- a CDS encoding DUF1416 domain-containing protein; this translates as MCGAKAGGPDASTIKPGETTIQGQVTRDGEPVTGYVRLLDSTGEFTAEVPTSATGQFRFYAAEGTWTVRALVPGGTADRTVVAQQGGLAEVAIAV
- a CDS encoding sulfurtransferase; the encoded protein is MSRSDVLVDADWVQEHLDDPSIAIVEVDEDTSAYEKNHIRNAIRIDWTKDLQDPVRRDFVDQEGFEKLLSAKGIANDTLVILYGGNNNWFASYAYWYFKLYGHDNVKLLDGGRKKWELDARELVEDVPERAETSYKAKPQNTAIRAFRDDVVAAIGAQNLVDVRSPDEFSGKLLAPAHLPQEQSQRPGHVPSARNIPWSKNANDDGTFKSDDELKQLYVDEQVDLAKDTIAYCRIGERSALTWFVLHELLGVENVKNYDGSWTEYGSLVGVPIELGAAK
- a CDS encoding DUF397 domain-containing protein; this encodes MRVVDLRNVNWRKSSYSNTTGGDCVEISVDLLSAAVWRKSSYSNQDGGQCLEFVGNLPVVPVRDSKDPRRAPLVFEAGAWGVFVGAVKWGSLRG
- a CDS encoding DsrE family protein; its protein translation is MAKKLVIKVTAGADSPERCSQAFTVAAVAVASGVDVSLWLTGESAWFALPGRAAEFELPHAAPLQDLLAAIVTGGRVTLCTQCAARRDITEKDVIEGIRIAGAQVFVQETMSDGTQALVY
- a CDS encoding DUF3099 domain-containing protein gives rise to the protein MYARRRRVYFVMMAICIGLFVLAWGVVRIWSVPAAVGMCVVAMVIPPFAAMVANRRGPEDRWWDDPSGDPKSDEWWDELDGKKRRR
- a CDS encoding helix-turn-helix domain-containing protein, which produces MPPRRVITGRSQEPRRRYAEELRLLRAERDLSLRQLAETVGWDPSLFGKLESGATLGSPEVAQALDGFYGTPGLLLAMWEVAVADPKQFKEQYRRYMELEQEAVALWHYSPSAPPGLLQTRGYAREALAAGGLVGDDLDQQVEARVGRRLLLERDDAPPLRAIFSEAVVRTPLLDKQAWKEQLAYLLEVMERPRVTIYVLPFSAGLHGLRNTAVMFLRQLDGVTVVYTENDERGELIEEPGRVEYFQRSYEAVRDLALSPAESRAFILRMLEELRCEPSS
- a CDS encoding alpha/beta hydrolase; this encodes MSMGPAGRVARSMVRPHPETTRGARLRTFLHTEDGVPIDSVYEPSRVVYDASRPPGGDLVFVVAHGFTGAVERPHVRRVAEVFARYGAVVTFSFRGHGASGGRSTVGDREVLDLAAAVAWARERGHARVVTVGFSMGGSVVLRHAALRGGADAVVSVSSPARWYYRGTAPMRRLHWLVTRPEGRLVGRYGLRTRIHHRDWDPVPVSPTEAAARIAPTPLLIVHGDRDGYFPLDHPRMLAAAAGDHGELWLEPGMGHAEHAADDALLARMGEWAARRAG
- a CDS encoding DUF397 domain-containing protein, which gives rise to MRTVELSNVTWHKSSYSNATGGECLEFAGGLPVVPVRDSKDPRRAPLVFEAGAWSVFAGAVKRGDLFG
- a CDS encoding MoaD/ThiS family protein; this translates as MPEVTVRYWAAAKAAAGVAEEPFDAATLADALAAVRARHPGELTRVLRRCSFLIDGDPVGTRGHETVPLADGGTVEVLPPFAGG
- a CDS encoding LmeA family phospholipid-binding protein, whose protein sequence is MRALRTLLIVVVVLGGLFVLADRLALHFAEGEVADRLKTSENLSATPDVTIAGFPFLTQVATGTLDDVTIGIDDYEADTGAAAGDGAPSSIRIENLEARMKGVEFSGDFSSATAADATGTARISYAELLKTAKAEPTQVAPGATAQVIGLSDGGGGKIKVALKATVLGVRVPGPLYVMSTVAVEDDTVKVHADALPKFGSIELGERTIRSITDFQQRIDDLPGGIRLDKVEAAKNGVEITVKGSDVKLAG